In a genomic window of Leisingera caerulea DSM 24564:
- a CDS encoding terminase small subunit → MAKADWEKRAKFAEAYADSGNATQSALYAGVPQSSAHSMGYRWLRDPQVTEMVRDAMNDRLKALGPQAVRVVEQILLSEDASLQLRFQAARDVLDRLGWVPPKRPEPVVNAGVRALEEYSLEELETLASGSPYIRLDDESLRRMAEQA, encoded by the coding sequence GTGGCAAAGGCAGATTGGGAGAAGCGGGCAAAGTTTGCGGAAGCATATGCTGACTCAGGCAATGCAACTCAGTCGGCGCTCTACGCAGGTGTGCCGCAGTCCTCGGCGCACAGCATGGGCTATAGGTGGCTGCGTGACCCCCAGGTTACCGAGATGGTGAGAGACGCAATGAATGACCGGCTGAAGGCACTCGGCCCTCAGGCAGTAAGGGTTGTGGAACAGATCCTATTGAGCGAAGACGCCAGTCTCCAGTTGCGGTTTCAAGCGGCTCGCGATGTCCTAGACCGGCTAGGATGGGTGCCGCCAAAACGCCCCGAGCCTGTTGTAAACGCGGGAGTGCGCGCGCTGGAAGAGTATTCGTTAGAGGAGCTGGAAACTTTGGCCTCCGGCAGCCCATATATTCGGCTGGATGATGAGTCCTTGCGACGAATGGCTGAGCAAGCGTGA
- a CDS encoding LysR family transcriptional regulator, translated as MNDPDSLLPRLLQSAPLLEAIAEEQNFTRAAQRLGVEQSAVSHRIKALEGGLGMPLFDRTTRRITPTEAGRIVCGAAQQSGGIWQAALLRLQDLKTSRSLRLSVSSSVAMKWIVPALQRAQDSGLDLLVDVDDRLADLHAGEAKAAIRYGMGPYPGLHSEPLLQAVLLPVCRPGYLGPQSLQDYCQQPGARLLVDRFGESDGTGFSWQAYFAGRGWDIGFERSNNAFARADLALQAAISGMGIALGRSLLVEHDLEAGFLEAAGAPVKSRARYWLVTTPANAATEGYQALRGWLQTEVSEMRKQQAALFKLP; from the coding sequence ATGAATGATCCTGACAGCCTCCTCCCCAGACTGCTGCAAAGCGCCCCCCTGCTGGAGGCGATTGCGGAAGAACAGAACTTCACCCGCGCCGCCCAGCGGCTGGGGGTAGAGCAATCTGCGGTCAGTCACCGGATCAAGGCGCTGGAGGGGGGCCTTGGGATGCCGCTGTTCGACCGCACCACCCGCCGGATCACCCCGACGGAGGCCGGGCGCATCGTCTGCGGCGCGGCGCAGCAAAGCGGCGGGATCTGGCAAGCCGCGCTGTTGCGGCTGCAGGACCTCAAAACCAGCCGCAGCCTGCGGCTGTCGGTGTCATCGTCGGTAGCCATGAAGTGGATCGTGCCCGCCCTGCAGCGCGCGCAGGACAGCGGCCTGGATCTGCTGGTCGACGTGGATGACCGCCTGGCCGACCTGCATGCGGGCGAAGCCAAGGCCGCAATCCGCTATGGCATGGGACCTTACCCGGGCCTGCATTCCGAGCCGCTGCTGCAGGCCGTGCTGCTGCCGGTCTGCCGGCCGGGGTATCTGGGCCCGCAATCCTTGCAGGACTATTGCCAGCAGCCCGGAGCGCGCCTGTTGGTCGACCGTTTCGGTGAAAGCGACGGCACCGGGTTCAGCTGGCAGGCCTATTTTGCCGGCCGCGGCTGGGACATCGGGTTCGAGCGGTCGAACAACGCCTTTGCCCGCGCCGACTTGGCCCTTCAGGCCGCCATCAGCGGCATGGGAATTGCCCTCGGCCGCAGCCTGCTGGTGGAACACGATCTGGAGGCCGGGTTTCTGGAGGCGGCCGGTGCGCCGGTCAAATCCCGCGCCCGCTACTGGCTGGTCACCACACCAGCCAACGCGGCCACCGAGGGGTATCAGGCCTTGCGCGGCTGGCTGCAGACCGAGGTTTCAGAGATGCGCAAACAGCAGGCCGCCTTGTTCAAGCTGCCGTGA
- a CDS encoding AAA family ATPase: protein MTRLQHFSLENYKAFYKRANFSVKPVTLFFGYNSAGKSAALRFLKLLSDSVNSRSSSPLNLRSEVMRGGDFSSLLSKHSSSPRLHLSFEFGDLSVEFTILNLPDRRRQVVEELIVRRTQDEGPGVFEWLPNEDQRELETKTYKFTSSKEHSEVTLDFDGLVPFGFPDELKGLLGPIAEHLKSFGEGFVSLSADCLLPERFYVETTPAKSVSPRGDGMMSILQAASPEVISDISRWYEQATGYSFQRSRITIGGTSGHRFTLHPNSDENIDIDIVDTGEGMGRVLPVIGLLTLAKHRCLGQNPVISLEHPELHIHPDAHVHLANIVAEVAASDAAPKILVETHSENLLLGMQLAIAEKRISPNDVAVHWVRGTEQSAVIDLIEFDGDARPVEDNWPIDVFRTNSKLARGLFQMRKKSQQ from the coding sequence ATGACTAGGCTTCAACATTTTTCGCTAGAGAACTATAAAGCGTTTTACAAGCGCGCGAATTTTTCTGTTAAGCCAGTAACGCTTTTTTTCGGGTATAACAGCGCTGGAAAAAGCGCTGCCCTTCGCTTTTTGAAGCTTCTTTCGGACTCAGTGAATTCAAGATCTAGTAGCCCATTGAATCTGCGGTCCGAGGTTATGAGGGGTGGCGACTTCTCAAGCCTGCTCTCGAAACACTCGTCGTCACCTAGGCTGCATTTATCATTCGAGTTTGGAGATCTCTCCGTTGAATTCACAATCCTCAACTTACCCGACAGAAGGCGGCAGGTTGTCGAAGAGTTAATCGTAAGAAGAACTCAAGATGAGGGTCCAGGTGTATTCGAGTGGCTCCCGAACGAAGATCAAAGAGAACTGGAAACAAAAACCTATAAGTTTACGAGTTCAAAGGAGCACTCCGAAGTAACTCTAGACTTTGATGGCTTGGTACCGTTCGGTTTTCCAGACGAGTTGAAAGGGCTCTTGGGGCCTATCGCTGAGCACCTCAAAAGTTTTGGCGAAGGGTTCGTAAGTCTTTCAGCAGATTGCCTCTTGCCGGAACGCTTTTACGTCGAAACGACTCCTGCAAAGAGCGTTTCTCCACGGGGCGACGGTATGATGTCTATTCTGCAGGCCGCTTCACCGGAAGTCATATCAGATATATCGAGATGGTATGAACAAGCGACAGGATATAGTTTCCAGCGGTCGCGCATAACAATTGGTGGTACAAGCGGGCATCGCTTTACCCTGCACCCAAATTCTGATGAAAATATCGACATAGATATTGTTGATACCGGAGAGGGTATGGGGCGGGTCTTGCCAGTTATTGGCTTACTAACTCTAGCAAAGCATAGATGCCTCGGGCAAAATCCTGTAATTTCTCTGGAGCACCCCGAGCTCCACATTCATCCTGATGCTCATGTTCATTTGGCGAACATAGTTGCCGAAGTTGCCGCGTCTGATGCTGCGCCAAAGATTCTGGTAGAGACGCACTCAGAGAACTTGTTACTTGGAATGCAGTTGGCGATTGCTGAGAAGCGAATTTCCCCCAATGATGTCGCAGTGCACTGGGTGCGAGGCACTGAGCAAAGCGCCGTCATTGACCTAATCGAATTCGACGGAGATGCTCGACCCGTCGAAGACAATTGGCCCATTGATGTTTTTAGGACGAACTCGAAATTGGCTCGGGGTCTCTTCCAGATGAGGAAGAAAAGCCAGCAATGA
- a CDS encoding alpha/beta family hydrolase, translated as MYEPGFLLNGDVPGRATILLAHGAGAAMDTPFMTVIAEGLAARGLRVARFEFAYMAERRSGGPKRPPPKVELLQEEFRSAADALACSGPLFIGGKSMGGRVASLIADDLWAQNRVRGMVCLGYPFHPQGKPEKLRTAHLAGLRTPALICQGTRDPFGTQAEAASYDLSDAVAFCWLNDGDHDLKPRKRVTGLTQDQHLETAAEEIAHWVKAAV; from the coding sequence ATGTATGAACCCGGATTTTTGCTGAACGGCGATGTGCCGGGCCGTGCCACCATTCTTCTTGCCCACGGCGCAGGGGCGGCGATGGACACGCCGTTTATGACCGTTATCGCAGAGGGGCTTGCCGCTCGCGGGCTGCGGGTTGCCCGCTTTGAGTTTGCTTATATGGCAGAACGGCGCAGCGGCGGGCCGAAACGGCCGCCGCCGAAGGTTGAGCTGCTGCAGGAGGAATTCCGCAGTGCTGCAGACGCGCTCGCGTGCAGCGGCCCGCTGTTCATCGGCGGCAAATCCATGGGCGGCCGGGTTGCCAGCCTGATTGCAGATGATCTTTGGGCGCAGAACCGGGTCCGCGGCATGGTTTGCCTTGGCTACCCGTTCCACCCGCAAGGCAAACCTGAAAAGCTGAGGACCGCGCATCTGGCCGGGCTGAGAACCCCGGCGCTGATCTGCCAGGGCACCCGCGACCCGTTCGGCACCCAGGCAGAGGCCGCGTCTTATGACCTGTCCGATGCGGTCGCGTTTTGCTGGCTGAATGACGGCGACCACGACCTGAAGCCGCGTAAGCGAGTGACCGGCCTGACACAGGACCAGCACCTGGAGACTGCGGCTGAGGAAATTGCCCACTGGGTCAAGGCGGCGGTGTGA
- a CDS encoding tyrosine-type recombinase/integrase, which produces MAKSTKIKLTQAVIRKAMENRGEAHNFRDTEVPGLRLRVGPRSTSFYLDYKPTGHRPDGRQHPSQSVKIGTPVSHSLAEARQEAARIKVKVASGIDPAAERKSAKAARSLAETRKESLQEAAEAYISNGIFGSDKHVKTEASNLRLAIKEMGLGDATPNEVQVADVLKMLALSNGRARAVHRLGALSRFFDDLLAREAVTINPCSAIPKKRRPKPPQARTRYYSACEVQALWNTTGLSPVQLRLLRASLLVPLRLGELAELTKDEVDIAGGRLHLSGKRTKNGDPFSIPLPDKAKDLFVCPSLESDNRVFPLNGTGKKFQSGHSLTKRIRNGSSVEKFNFHNQRRTFSTVLADLGIGDENVADALLNHRQSSTRSGVKAAYNHSKQWPQKVYMMAAWAGIVHHAVTYGEWRSADAVTQLRQGDALAR; this is translated from the coding sequence ATGGCTAAATCGACCAAGATCAAGCTCACACAGGCCGTCATCCGTAAGGCAATGGAGAACCGCGGAGAGGCACACAATTTTCGGGATACCGAGGTTCCCGGCTTGCGGTTGCGAGTTGGCCCCCGCTCCACCAGTTTCTATCTGGACTACAAGCCCACGGGTCACAGGCCAGATGGGCGCCAACACCCCTCTCAGTCCGTGAAAATCGGAACACCAGTCTCGCATAGTTTGGCTGAGGCCAGGCAAGAGGCAGCACGTATTAAAGTCAAGGTGGCTTCTGGTATTGATCCGGCCGCAGAAAGAAAGTCTGCGAAAGCGGCTCGCTCCTTGGCTGAGACGCGCAAAGAGAGTTTGCAGGAGGCCGCGGAAGCCTACATCTCCAATGGCATCTTCGGTTCGGATAAGCACGTAAAGACTGAGGCCAGCAACTTGCGTTTGGCGATCAAGGAAATGGGTTTGGGGGATGCTACTCCCAATGAAGTGCAGGTCGCAGATGTCCTCAAGATGCTTGCCTTGAGCAATGGCCGCGCTAGGGCGGTCCATAGGCTTGGCGCCCTAAGCCGGTTCTTTGATGATTTGCTAGCGCGCGAAGCGGTCACAATCAATCCTTGTTCAGCGATTCCCAAAAAACGGCGCCCCAAGCCGCCGCAAGCTCGTACGCGTTACTACTCCGCTTGCGAGGTCCAGGCGCTCTGGAACACGACAGGCCTCTCGCCAGTGCAGTTGCGTCTACTGCGAGCCAGCCTGCTGGTACCCTTGAGACTTGGGGAACTCGCGGAACTAACCAAAGATGAGGTCGATATTGCTGGCGGTCGCTTGCACCTTTCGGGGAAACGCACCAAGAATGGAGATCCGTTTTCCATTCCGCTGCCTGACAAAGCAAAAGACCTCTTCGTCTGCCCGAGCCTGGAAAGCGACAACAGGGTCTTTCCGCTGAATGGCACAGGAAAGAAATTTCAGTCCGGACACTCTTTGACCAAGAGGATCCGCAACGGTTCCAGCGTTGAGAAATTTAACTTTCATAACCAAAGGAGGACGTTTTCGACGGTGCTCGCCGACCTTGGAATCGGCGACGAAAATGTCGCAGATGCTCTGCTCAACCACCGTCAATCCAGCACCCGTTCGGGTGTTAAAGCCGCCTACAACCATTCAAAGCAGTGGCCTCAAAAAGTTTACATGATGGCCGCTTGGGCTGGTATTGTGCACCATGCCGTCACATACGGTGAATGGAGAAGTGCAGACGCTGTGACACAGTTGCGGCAAGGGGACGCATTGGCGCGTTAG
- a CDS encoding GNAT family N-acetyltransferase, whose amino-acid sequence MAESQHQSSPEGACVPVTGIEISRASPAEPEAAAIIRRHLSAMAAQSPEESCHALDSSGLEGPGVQFFLARKDGKAIAMGALKSLGGGARELKSMHTLAEARGSGAGRAMLDYLLTLARRENATGIYLETGSTDDYLPSRRLYESFGFVQCGPFADYGEDPWSVFMHLDLRAAA is encoded by the coding sequence ATGGCTGAGTCACAGCACCAAAGCAGCCCGGAAGGCGCCTGCGTTCCGGTGACCGGTATCGAGATCAGCCGGGCCAGCCCGGCAGAGCCGGAGGCCGCCGCGATCATCCGGCGGCATCTGTCGGCAATGGCGGCGCAGTCGCCAGAAGAAAGCTGCCATGCGCTGGACAGCAGCGGGCTGGAAGGGCCCGGGGTGCAGTTCTTTCTGGCGCGCAAGGATGGCAAGGCCATTGCTATGGGGGCGCTGAAATCCCTGGGCGGCGGCGCGCGGGAGCTGAAATCCATGCACACGCTGGCAGAAGCCCGCGGCAGCGGGGCAGGGCGGGCGATGCTGGATTACCTGCTGACCCTGGCCCGCCGCGAAAACGCCACCGGCATCTATCTGGAAACCGGCTCCACGGACGATTACCTGCCGTCGCGCCGGTTGTATGAATCCTTTGGATTTGTGCAGTGCGGACCGTTTGCGGACTACGGCGAGGATCCTTGGTCGGTCTTTATGCACCTGGACCTGCGCGCCGCGGCTTGA
- a CDS encoding AAA family ATPase, with protein sequence MDGQAVPREHQLNGAALDFYFACKSLIDRGFYVLPCRKDKRPATAHGFKDATQDLHQVYTWAQGIPDAQPAVACAKSGLVVIDIDNAEAFDTFLGVHGLKLPNTLCARTAGGGRHLYFRAPQGLRFPGELCKGVEIKYNGYVLAPPAEAYSKRTACFGAYSWEDLEQTIAPMPDWPKLSSAAQPAEAALAPQGERSCPNERKTTSLAELAELLFHVPADIEYIDWLRMLGAVYTATSGSSDGLALADQWSSGGTKYKPGEVDQIWKTLSVDKSSGAPCIAVLAQQNGANLSAIGGKYRTSEALGEIDVSGLLKSQPVTACTTPAALHSPSAAATEAEERIRQRAQVLRSSTIAGDQAKAILDQDYLIKGWLGRAEFSMLYGPSNAGKTFVALNIANHVARNLEWNGQRVRGGPVVYFAAEGGRSLGNRLVALPGGASANLHLVPEPIDLYSDELDVHAIVQLAKDILGDGENPALIVIDTLARSIGGADENTGTDVGLLINRVDYIRRATGANVMLVHHTGKDIERGARGHSSLRAAVDTEIFCGKKDGQRYIEATKQRNVETGAQLPFQLEPHFLGLDTDGDKKTTCYVKFLAPSAWTAAKKGAGGNQRKVLDLFQQYLNNCIADGTAKAPDEAAPSSVDQEGFRTFAVPKMGKGDDKKNRRAFDDALRALTGDGALVPDGASLALQY encoded by the coding sequence ATGGACGGACAGGCTGTCCCGCGCGAACATCAGCTCAATGGCGCGGCTCTGGACTTCTACTTTGCTTGCAAAAGCCTCATCGACCGGGGGTTTTACGTCTTGCCCTGCCGAAAAGATAAGCGGCCTGCTACGGCGCACGGCTTCAAAGACGCTACCCAAGACCTGCATCAGGTCTACACTTGGGCGCAAGGCATTCCTGACGCCCAGCCTGCTGTAGCCTGTGCAAAGTCAGGCCTTGTTGTCATCGACATCGACAACGCAGAAGCCTTCGACACCTTCCTGGGGGTTCACGGTTTGAAACTCCCTAACACCCTTTGCGCACGGACTGCGGGTGGAGGCAGGCATCTTTACTTCAGGGCTCCTCAGGGTCTGCGGTTCCCCGGGGAACTGTGTAAAGGCGTTGAAATCAAGTACAATGGCTACGTGCTGGCTCCGCCTGCTGAGGCATACTCTAAACGAACAGCTTGCTTTGGCGCCTACAGTTGGGAAGATCTGGAGCAAACCATCGCACCGATGCCGGATTGGCCAAAGCTTTCAAGTGCAGCTCAACCCGCAGAAGCCGCACTCGCACCTCAGGGCGAACGCTCCTGTCCGAACGAGCGTAAGACCACCTCACTGGCTGAACTGGCAGAGCTTCTCTTTCATGTCCCCGCTGACATTGAATACATTGACTGGCTGCGGATGCTGGGTGCGGTCTATACCGCAACAAGCGGGTCGTCTGACGGGCTGGCGCTTGCTGATCAGTGGTCGTCTGGCGGGACAAAATACAAGCCGGGGGAAGTAGACCAGATCTGGAAGACTCTGTCAGTTGACAAGTCGTCGGGCGCTCCCTGCATTGCAGTTCTGGCACAACAGAATGGCGCAAACCTCAGCGCCATCGGGGGGAAGTACCGTACCTCTGAGGCCCTCGGAGAGATTGACGTCAGCGGTCTGTTAAAATCTCAACCGGTGACTGCCTGCACAACGCCTGCCGCTCTTCACAGCCCCTCTGCTGCGGCCACTGAAGCCGAAGAGCGGATCAGGCAACGCGCCCAAGTTCTTCGGTCCAGCACAATTGCTGGGGATCAGGCCAAGGCAATCCTGGACCAGGATTACTTGATCAAGGGCTGGTTGGGTCGCGCCGAATTCTCAATGCTTTACGGCCCTTCGAATGCTGGGAAGACCTTTGTCGCCCTTAACATCGCAAACCATGTTGCAAGGAACCTGGAATGGAATGGTCAGCGTGTTCGGGGAGGACCTGTGGTCTATTTTGCAGCTGAAGGCGGGCGCTCTTTGGGAAACCGCTTGGTAGCACTGCCTGGAGGCGCGAGTGCTAACTTGCACCTCGTCCCGGAGCCAATCGATCTCTATAGCGATGAGCTCGATGTTCACGCCATTGTTCAGCTTGCCAAGGACATCCTGGGCGACGGTGAAAACCCTGCTCTCATTGTTATCGACACGTTGGCTCGCTCGATTGGCGGCGCCGATGAGAACACCGGGACTGATGTAGGGCTCCTTATCAATCGCGTGGACTACATCCGCAGGGCCACTGGAGCCAATGTTATGCTGGTGCACCACACCGGTAAGGACATCGAACGTGGTGCGCGCGGGCACTCATCCCTTAGGGCCGCAGTGGATACAGAAATTTTCTGCGGCAAGAAGGATGGTCAGCGTTACATCGAGGCCACAAAGCAGCGCAATGTGGAGACAGGTGCCCAGTTGCCGTTCCAGTTGGAGCCGCATTTTCTCGGCCTCGATACTGACGGCGACAAAAAGACCACCTGCTATGTGAAATTCTTGGCCCCTAGTGCCTGGACGGCAGCGAAGAAGGGGGCAGGAGGCAACCAGCGTAAGGTTCTGGACCTCTTCCAGCAGTATCTGAACAATTGCATAGCTGACGGAACCGCCAAAGCCCCCGACGAAGCCGCGCCTAGCTCAGTTGACCAGGAAGGCTTTAGGACATTTGCCGTCCCTAAAATGGGCAAAGGGGATGACAAAAAGAATAGGCGGGCCTTTGACGATGCACTGAGAGCTTTGACTGGGGACGGAGCACTTGTTCCGGATGGAGCGTCTCTTGCCCTTCAATACTGA
- a CDS encoding PhzF family phenazine biosynthesis protein, producing the protein MTRTTTSVTARIVNGFVTRRDTGEPELLEAGRDGMSDADLRRISRDGGGQVQATGGNPAGVVLDAEGLSDAQMLEIAQKVGLSETAFVSRSRTEGFKLDFFTPARRIAHCGHATIATFSYLAELGRVEEGETSKETVDGPRKIIIRDGAAYMEQLAPRYETAADWADRAVQLQDVLAALGLDEDSLDPRFAPVLANTGNSFVLVAVKDASVLAAIRPRQPQIEAISEALDLIGFYVFTTDPAATAADAATRMFAPRYGIAEESATGMAAGPLACALYDHLGVRKPKLMIEQGHFMVPASPSEITVELELEAGRITGLMAGGSGAVMKEMEISLQDRA; encoded by the coding sequence ATGACCCGGACCACTACATCTGTCACCGCCCGTATTGTGAACGGGTTTGTCACACGGCGCGACACCGGCGAGCCGGAGCTGCTTGAGGCCGGCCGCGACGGCATGAGCGATGCGGACCTGAGGCGGATCAGCCGCGACGGCGGCGGGCAAGTGCAGGCAACCGGCGGCAATCCAGCCGGGGTTGTTCTGGACGCCGAAGGCCTCAGCGATGCGCAAATGCTTGAGATTGCGCAGAAGGTGGGGCTGTCGGAGACCGCCTTTGTCTCCCGCTCCCGGACCGAAGGGTTCAAGCTGGACTTCTTTACCCCGGCCCGGCGCATCGCCCATTGCGGCCACGCGACCATCGCAACCTTCAGCTATCTGGCCGAACTTGGCCGGGTGGAAGAGGGGGAAACCTCCAAGGAAACCGTGGATGGGCCGCGGAAAATCATCATCCGGGACGGTGCAGCCTATATGGAGCAGCTGGCGCCGCGCTACGAGACGGCCGCCGATTGGGCGGATCGCGCTGTTCAGCTGCAGGATGTTCTCGCTGCGCTTGGCCTGGACGAGGACAGCCTGGACCCGCGCTTTGCGCCGGTGCTTGCAAATACCGGCAACAGTTTTGTGCTGGTGGCGGTCAAGGACGCTTCCGTCCTGGCGGCCATCCGGCCCCGGCAGCCGCAGATCGAGGCGATCAGCGAGGCGCTGGATCTGATCGGGTTCTACGTGTTCACAACAGACCCCGCAGCAACCGCTGCCGATGCTGCAACACGCATGTTTGCGCCGCGCTATGGCATTGCTGAGGAGTCGGCCACCGGCATGGCCGCCGGGCCGCTGGCCTGCGCGCTCTATGACCACCTTGGTGTGCGCAAGCCCAAGCTGATGATCGAGCAGGGCCACTTCATGGTGCCCGCGTCCCCCAGTGAAATCACCGTTGAGCTGGAGCTGGAGGCCGGGCGGATTACCGGCCTGATGGCGGGCGGGTCCGGCGCGGTGATGAAGGAAATGGAGATCAGCCTGCAGGACCGGGCCTGA
- a CDS encoding DUF262 domain-containing protein, whose protein sequence is MKTPSYHADPHVTYLSQLLEEIREGLIQVPRFQRPFVWDWEDRLELLRSIRDGIPMGAIYVWRSPEAALDCYRSIGPHKIVHSGSSPQYLLDGVQRLTTLLGALSPLDEIDVDADEFVEADGEPPTENYAVHYDFETGDFVREQDFRKNSSKPTLPMSLLLDSVGMLKFQRNLSGSDEEIDEMIGSCDKLAAAFREYKLPVIPIATDDVELATRTFQRLNSRGKPMNEAHMIHALSWGSEFNLNSRLHEVKVAQLSDPDWWTLDDDVLLKACKLALGFGVYSKHADDIGAAFKERTNVVDEVGSACGKAVAFIVEKCGISRPDLLPYAFQLILLTDAFRKYGEFNSQQETDLVSWVWATTYGEYFAGMSGDRVEKARKDLEKGLVSGNWHLTQFDPFEVRALNRKFDFRAVRAKAFALRMADNPDNHAKNSGKPLLKEFGRECLVQLLPRTDSQKILYSSYANRFIVDPRDSAKVKAQLLEGDFCDEMLHDFLLDEDMLRAVKQNNHSEFIERRLAKIASTEKAFYKPHLEAVGLDA, encoded by the coding sequence ATGAAAACCCCAAGCTATCATGCAGACCCGCACGTCACCTATCTGAGCCAGCTGCTGGAAGAGATACGTGAAGGTCTGATTCAGGTTCCAAGATTTCAGCGACCGTTTGTCTGGGACTGGGAAGACCGCTTGGAGCTACTTCGTAGTATCCGGGATGGGATACCGATGGGTGCAATATATGTTTGGAGGTCGCCTGAAGCTGCGCTTGACTGCTACAGAAGCATCGGCCCCCACAAAATTGTGCATTCAGGGAGTTCACCCCAGTACCTCCTTGATGGGGTTCAGAGATTAACAACATTGCTGGGAGCACTTTCACCACTCGATGAAATTGATGTGGACGCAGACGAATTCGTTGAAGCGGACGGTGAGCCACCCACTGAGAACTATGCAGTCCACTACGACTTTGAAACTGGTGATTTTGTTCGCGAGCAGGACTTCAGAAAGAACTCCAGCAAACCGACCCTACCCATGAGCCTGCTACTTGACAGCGTGGGTATGCTAAAATTTCAGCGGAACTTGTCAGGTTCTGACGAAGAGATCGACGAGATGATTGGGTCCTGTGACAAGCTTGCTGCAGCTTTCAGAGAATACAAGCTTCCTGTCATCCCGATCGCGACAGATGATGTAGAGCTGGCTACTCGTACGTTTCAACGACTTAACAGTCGGGGTAAGCCAATGAACGAAGCGCATATGATTCATGCGCTTAGCTGGGGTTCAGAGTTCAATCTGAATTCTAGACTTCACGAGGTAAAAGTCGCTCAGCTGTCCGATCCGGATTGGTGGACCTTGGATGACGATGTCCTTCTGAAGGCGTGCAAATTGGCTTTGGGCTTTGGCGTTTACAGCAAGCACGCAGACGACATCGGCGCAGCTTTCAAAGAAAGAACAAATGTTGTTGATGAGGTTGGCTCCGCCTGTGGGAAGGCGGTCGCGTTTATCGTTGAGAAGTGTGGGATTTCACGTCCAGATTTGCTGCCGTACGCGTTTCAATTGATCCTTCTCACTGACGCCTTCCGGAAATATGGAGAATTTAACTCTCAGCAGGAAACGGATCTGGTTTCCTGGGTTTGGGCTACAACATATGGTGAGTATTTCGCCGGAATGTCAGGCGACCGCGTTGAAAAAGCGCGAAAGGACCTAGAGAAAGGTCTCGTTTCCGGCAACTGGCATCTCACACAGTTTGACCCCTTCGAAGTCAGAGCCCTCAATCGCAAATTCGATTTCAGAGCAGTCCGGGCGAAGGCGTTCGCGTTGCGAATGGCCGACAACCCCGACAATCACGCGAAGAACTCAGGCAAGCCGCTACTCAAGGAGTTTGGCCGTGAGTGCCTTGTCCAGCTGCTCCCACGCACTGACAGCCAAAAAATTCTTTATTCGAGCTACGCCAACCGGTTTATTGTCGATCCCCGAGATAGCGCCAAAGTCAAAGCTCAGCTTCTTGAAGGCGATTTCTGCGATGAAATGTTGCACGATTTTCTCTTGGACGAAGATATGCTTCGCGCAGTTAAGCAAAATAACCATTCCGAGTTCATAGAACGACGACTTGCTAAGATCGCCTCAACTGAAAAGGCGTTCTACAAACCACATCTGGAAGCTGTTGGGTTGGACGCATGA